GTATTATTTCTTCCCGCCGGATAATGTGTCCACTGTTTCGGGTACGCTGCCTACCGGGTTAGAGGCAACCGGCGGATATTTAGAGTATTTTGTAAAGGTGATTCCCGATAATGCGCTGGCACCTTTTGTACAAGGCAATGTACTCAGCGTGTTGCTCGTGGCGGTGGTGGTAGGGATTGCCATTCGGTATATTACAGAAAAAGCGGCTCAACAAACTATTCTCCAGTTTTTAAGTGCCGTGCAATCGATTCTATTTTTCATTGTCAAAGGAATTATCGCACTGCTCCCCTTAGGCATTTTTGGATTTGCATCTATTTGCACGCGGGATTTTGCAGGGGGAATTGCCTTGAATGGACTGGGCAAGTATTTCTTAATTGTCGTATCTTCTAATTTAATCCAAGGACTGATTGTACTGCCGTTACTGCTGGCGGTAAGACGGATTAATCCGTTCAAGACGATGCGCAATATGTATCAGGCTTTAATGGTGGCTTTCTTTTCTAAGTCTTCAGCCGGTACATTACCCGTTACTATGGCCTGCGCCGAAAAACAAAATAACATTCATCCTAAGGTGGCACGTTTTGTGTTGCCTATTTGCACGACAATTAATATGAACGGGTGTGCTTCTTTTATTTTAATTACGGTAGTATATTTAATGCAAAATAACGGAGCGGTAATCACCCTGCCTACCTTACTGATATGGGTGTTAATTGCGTCGGTGGCGGCGATTGGGAATGCGGGCGTTCCGATGGGCTGTTACTTTTTATCGGCGAGTTTGCTTTCTTCGATGAATGTTCCTATTCAATTGTTAGGAATTATTTTACCGTTTTATACGGTGCTTGATATGGTGGAAACATCTCTAAATGTGTGGTCGGATTCGTGCGTGGCCACATTAGTAAACCAAGATGTACAGGCTGCCTTGGAAAAAGAAGAGTAGAACATCGCGTGATTTGAATGGACACAAAAAAACTCCCCACCTAGGTGGGGAGTTTTTATAGTAGATGTTAACGTCCGGTAACGATATGCCAAATAGCTGTTTTGGACACTAATTGTTTGTGAGCGGCTTTTTCTTGCAGTTCTTGCAAGGAAATGCCCGGGTTGTCCTTGTACAGTTGTTTGAACAATGCGCGAATTTCCGGTCCGACATGATATCGACGTGCCAACGGATGTTCATCGGAAGGCTTAGCGGAGGTAATCCGTAACTTCCAGTTAGACAACGTGGAACGTGAGATGGAATACTTTTCACAAAGAGACTTCCATCCGTGCTTTTGGTAGAACTTCCAAATAGCTTCTTTTTCTTTGAGTGTTCTAATGTTATATTTTGCCATAGAAGTATTGTGCCATTTTTTTAAAATAGATGTCAAGTAAATTTTTATAAAAAAATAATTAGATAGTATATCAACGACGGAGGGGGGATCCTTTCGCTCGGTTTGCCTTTGTTAATGGGACAAGCGCGTATTTTGTATGACCTGTCTAACGCGTAGCAGGTGCGCCGCCGCCACGGACAGCTCTTCAATTCCCATTTTCAAAAAGGTTTCTGTTAAGGATGTATCAGCGGCTAATTCTCCGCAAATGCCCACCCATTTTCCCGCCGCATGTGCGTTTCGTGCGGTATATTCGATTAGTTTTAATACCGCCGGATGATGCGTGTCTGTAAAAGCAAGTAAGTTTGGATTTTGTCTGTCTAAAGCACAAGTATATTGAATCAAATCATTGGTGCCTATGCTGAAAAAATCTACCAGCGGAGCCAGTTGCTCACTAATCAGCGCAGCGGCAGGTGTTTCAATCATAATTCCAACGGGAACTGTCTTACAAAAAGGGATAGATTCTTGTTGTAATTGGGTTTTTACTTCTTCCAAAATAGCAAGCGTTTGTTTCACTTCGGAAAGAGAAGTAATCATGGGGAACATAATGGCCATATTTCCAAAGGCAGAAGCCCGCAGTAGCGCTCGCAATTGGGTTTTCAGTAAGTCGGTGCGCGTTAAACACAAGCGAATGGCCCGCAGTCCTAACGCCGGGTTTTCCTCGTTAGGGAGTTGAAAATAGGGGGCTGTTTTATCAGCTCCTATATCCAGCGTACGGAAGATAATTTGTTTGCCGTTGATGAGTTGCACGGCTTGGCGGTACACGTCAAACAACTCTTCTTCGGTCGGATAAGTGGAGGACTGCAGATAAAACAACTCCGTACGGAAAAGACCTACTCCGCGCGCATCCGCTTGCAAAGCTGTCTGCAGTTCGCCAAGACTACTGACATTGGCGTATAATCGTACCAAAGTCCCATCTTGGGTTTGGTCTGGCGTTCCTTTTAATTTTTCCAAGGCTTGTGCTGTTTTTTGTTGCTGATCAAGCAATTGACGGGCGTGGTGTAAAGTTTCTTCATCGGGAGAAAGAATCAAGATACCGTGTTCTCCGTCCAAAATAGCTGTTTGACCGTTTGTGGCGTGTCGTAACATCTCTTCACCAACTCCCACCACGGCGGCCAGTCCTTGGGTGCGCGCTAAAATAGAGGCGTGAGAATTGCTGGTTCCTTGGGCGGTGGCAAAGCCTAATAATAAATTCGGCGGAACCGATAAAAGCTGGCTGGGAACTAAATCTTTGGCCAGTAGGATGGAGGGTTCTTGTAAGGTGATATGTTGTGAAACGTGACATAAAATGCGCAGCAGACGTTGGGAAATATCTTGCACATCGGCGGCGCGAGCTTTCATGTACTCATCGTCCATGTCCGCAAATATACGGGCAAAACGCTGTCCCGTTTTTTCTACAGCTTGTGCGGCATTCTCTTTTTCTTGTGCGATTAACGTATGAACACTTTCAATATAGTCCGCATCTTCGAGCATCATTTGATGGATATCAAAAATCGCCGCACTTTCTTCTCCGGTTTGCACGAGCGCTTGCTGATATAACTCTTTTAACTGTATTTTGGCTTGTTGACGGGCCTTTTCAAAATGAGTAATTTCCGCTTCGGTATCGGTTATTTTATGGGTAGGAACATGGAACTGCTCGTCCGGTACACAATAGATCGGACCTATTACTATTTTGGGGAACACGCCCGTGGCTTGCCATTTTTTCATGTGATTATAAATGTTCCTTAAAGCAAGTTTCTAAAGCGGCGGCCGCTTGTTCTTCATCCGGTCCTTCCACCTGTATGGTTAAATGGTCGCCTTGTTTGGCTCCCAGCGCCATGACGGAAAAAATGCGTTTTAGGTCGCCTGTTTTATCTCCCTTAAGGATGCGGACGGTACTTTGAAAAGTCATGGCTTGTTTGACTAATACACCGGCCGGTCTGGCGTGAATTCCGGCGGGATCTTGAATGACAAATGAGAATTCTTTCATAAAAACTCCTTGTTACGAATTTGTTGAAATTGGTTTTTTAAGTAGAGCCAATAAGACCATTCCCACTATGGATCCTAGGGATATAGCGGTCATAAATCCACCGGCGTGCGTGATGATTCCTATCACAAAAAGTCCACCGTGTGGCGCCGGAAGGCCACAT
The Elusimicrobiaceae bacterium DNA segment above includes these coding regions:
- a CDS encoding HPr family phosphocarrier protein — encoded protein: MKEFSFVIQDPAGIHARPAGVLVKQAMTFQSTVRILKGDKTGDLKRIFSVMALGAKQGDHLTIQVEGPDEEQAAAALETCFKEHL
- a CDS encoding dicarboxylate/amino acid:cation symporter; protein product: KFISVPIIGVTICLTIANLGSSGTQKSLWKRTLGYTLATTLVAAGVGAALYYFFPPDNVSTVSGTLPTGLEATGGYLEYFVKVIPDNALAPFVQGNVLSVLLVAVVVGIAIRYITEKAAQQTILQFLSAVQSILFFIVKGIIALLPLGIFGFASICTRDFAGGIALNGLGKYFLIVVSSNLIQGLIVLPLLLAVRRINPFKTMRNMYQALMVAFFSKSSAGTLPVTMACAEKQNNIHPKVARFVLPICTTINMNGCASFILITVVYLMQNNGAVITLPTLLIWVLIASVAAIGNAGVPMGCYFLSASLLSSMNVPIQLLGIILPFYTVLDMVETSLNVWSDSCVATLVNQDVQAALEKEE
- the ptsP gene encoding phosphoenolpyruvate--protein phosphotransferase — protein: MKKWQATGVFPKIVIGPIYCVPDEQFHVPTHKITDTEAEITHFEKARQQAKIQLKELYQQALVQTGEESAAIFDIHQMMLEDADYIESVHTLIAQEKENAAQAVEKTGQRFARIFADMDDEYMKARAADVQDISQRLLRILCHVSQHITLQEPSILLAKDLVPSQLLSVPPNLLLGFATAQGTSNSHASILARTQGLAAVVGVGEEMLRHATNGQTAILDGEHGILILSPDEETLHHARQLLDQQQKTAQALEKLKGTPDQTQDGTLVRLYANVSSLGELQTALQADARGVGLFRTELFYLQSSTYPTEEELFDVYRQAVQLINGKQIIFRTLDIGADKTAPYFQLPNEENPALGLRAIRLCLTRTDLLKTQLRALLRASAFGNMAIMFPMITSLSEVKQTLAILEEVKTQLQQESIPFCKTVPVGIMIETPAAALISEQLAPLVDFFSIGTNDLIQYTCALDRQNPNLLAFTDTHHPAVLKLIEYTARNAHAAGKWVGICGELAADTSLTETFLKMGIEELSVAAAHLLRVRQVIQNTRLSH